One Phaseolus vulgaris cultivar G19833 chromosome 2, P. vulgaris v2.0, whole genome shotgun sequence DNA window includes the following coding sequences:
- the LOC137810578 gene encoding uncharacterized protein — protein sequence MGAGDYYKILKVKRDATNEEVKRAYRSLAMKWHPDKNLEDPLRKEEFEAKFKQVAEAYDVLIDPKKRQIYDLYGHYPLNSQRFSKEHGNGIMKEAGVVESSLTCTLVELYKGCKKKLKVSRTVPDEFGVSKSVEEILKINIKPGWKKGTKITFPGKGNQEPGGAPTDLIFVLDERPHDIFKRDGNDLVVIQKISLVEALIGKTFNLTTLDGRDLTIQVTDIVRPGFELVVSNEGMPISKEPGKKGNLRIKFDVAFPSRLTTQQKSGLRRILLSAVHY from the exons ATGGGTGCTGGTGACTACTACAAGATACTGAAGGTGAAACGTGATGCCACTAATGAAGAGGTGAAGAGGGCTTATAGGAGTTTGGCCATGAAATGGCACCCGGATAAAAACCTTGAAGACCCGCTTAGGAAGGAAGAGTTTGAAGCCAAGTTCAAGCAGGTTGCTGAGGCCTATGATGTGCTCATTGACCCCAAGAAGCGCCAGATCTATGATCTATACGGTCACTATCCCCTTAACTCTCAACGCTTCAGCAAAGAACATGGTAATGGGATTATGAAGGAAGCAGGGGTGGTTGAAAGCAGCTTGACTTGTACCCTTGTGGAGCTTTACAAGGGATGCAAAAAGAAGTTGAAGGTCTCAAGGACTGTTCCTGATGAATTCGG AGTGTCAAAGTCTGTAGAAGAAATCTTGAAGATAAATATTAAACCTGGTTGGAAGAAGGGTACAAAAATCACTTTTCCTGGAAAAGGCAACCAAGAACCAGGTGGTGCTCCAACTGatctaatttttgttttggatGAGAGACCTCATGATATTTTCAAGAGGGATGGAAATGATCTTGTAGTGATCCAGAAGATATCACTTGTAGAGGCTCTAATAGGAAAGACTTTTAACTTGACTACATTGGATGGAAGAGATCTCACAATCCAAGTGACTGATATTGTGAGACCAGGCTTTGAGCTAGTGGTCTCAAATGAAGGTATGCCCATCTCAAAGGAACCTGGCAAGAAAGGAAACCTCAGAATCAAGTTTGATGTTGCGTTTCCATCAAGACTGACCACGCAACAAAAGTCTGGTCTAAGAAGGATTCTTCTTAGTGCTGTTCATTACTAA